The following coding sequences are from one Geodermatophilus normandii window:
- a CDS encoding carboxylate-amine ligase, with protein MRTVGVEEELLVVDPSGTPVPLGPEALAVAARRGEGETPEQHERAGDEGGESRGHLVPELKQEQLELGTRVCTDLAEVTGELRYWRGRADAAARAVGARVAALATSPVAVQPRTTPGERYGDMTDTFGLVARDQLTCGCHVHVSVADDEEGVAVLDRIRVWLPALTALTANSPFWLGADSGYASFRSQAWNRWPSSGATEPFGNAATYHRVVADLVATGTIVDAGMVYFDARLSQTWPTVEVRTADVALRVEDAVTHAGLVRGLVETAAREWREGVPAPRVRSEVLRVAAWRAGRSGTTGDLVHPHTWRPAPAADVVAALLEHVGPALEATGDRRRVADGVAAVLDRGTGADLQRRVHRATGDLTAVVRAAVRLTTGDPAAGE; from the coding sequence GTGCGCACGGTCGGGGTGGAGGAGGAGCTGCTCGTCGTCGACCCGTCGGGGACGCCGGTGCCGCTCGGCCCTGAGGCCCTGGCGGTGGCCGCCCGGCGCGGCGAGGGCGAGACCCCGGAGCAGCACGAGCGCGCCGGCGACGAGGGAGGGGAGTCCCGCGGGCACCTGGTGCCCGAGCTCAAGCAGGAGCAGCTGGAGCTCGGCACGCGGGTGTGCACCGACCTGGCCGAGGTGACCGGCGAGCTGCGGTACTGGCGCGGGCGGGCCGACGCCGCCGCCCGGGCCGTCGGCGCCCGGGTGGCGGCGCTGGCGACCTCACCGGTCGCGGTGCAGCCGCGGACGACGCCGGGCGAGCGCTACGGCGACATGACCGACACCTTCGGCCTCGTCGCCCGCGACCAGCTCACCTGCGGGTGTCACGTGCACGTGTCGGTGGCCGACGACGAGGAGGGCGTCGCCGTCCTCGACCGGATCCGCGTCTGGCTGCCGGCGCTCACCGCGCTCACCGCGAACTCGCCGTTCTGGCTGGGCGCGGACTCCGGCTACGCCAGCTTCCGGTCGCAGGCGTGGAACCGCTGGCCTTCCTCGGGCGCCACCGAGCCCTTCGGGAACGCGGCGACCTACCACCGGGTGGTCGCCGACCTGGTCGCCACCGGCACGATCGTCGACGCCGGGATGGTGTACTTCGACGCCCGCCTGTCGCAGACCTGGCCGACGGTCGAGGTGCGCACCGCCGACGTCGCGCTGCGGGTCGAGGACGCCGTCACCCACGCCGGGCTGGTCCGCGGGCTGGTGGAGACCGCCGCCCGCGAGTGGCGCGAGGGCGTCCCGGCGCCGCGGGTCCGCAGCGAGGTGCTGCGGGTGGCCGCGTGGCGGGCCGGCCGCTCGGGGACCACCGGCGACCTGGTGCACCCGCACACGTGGCGCCCCGCACCGGCCGCCGACGTCGTCGCGGCGCTGCTGGAGCACGTGGGGCCCGCCCTGGAGGCCACCGGCGACCGGCGGCGGGTCGCCGACGGCGTGGCGGCGGTCCTGGACCGCGGGACCGGCGCGGACCTGCAGCGGCGCGTGCACCGCGCGACCGGGGACCTGACCGCCGTGGTGCGCGCGGCCGTGCGCCTCACGACCGGGGACCCCGCGGCGGGGGAGTGA